A stretch of DNA from Lycium ferocissimum isolate CSIRO_LF1 chromosome 4, AGI_CSIRO_Lferr_CH_V1, whole genome shotgun sequence:
TCCTGAATTCCTGAAAAGGTTCATTGAACTCCTCGTAACCATATGCCTTTGTTGCAttaaagtatgcatgaagagaATCTCCACATTGGAAATTCTTTCGGAGGTTTTTAGAAAGATGCTTCATGCAAAGTCCATAGTGAGCATGGTCCTAGAAATACCGTTGGCTATGCTCTTGTGTCTATCAGAGATGATGCACAAGTCCGGTTCATCGGCGATTATAAACTTGAGCTACTGGAAGAAGTAGGTCCAAGAGTCATCACATTCCTTGTCCACAACGCAAAATGCAATTGGATAGACATGGTTCTCTGTATCCTGTGCGATGGCAGACAACAAGACCCCCTCGTACTTGCCGTATAAATTTGTGCCATCAAAGGAAATAACCTTTCTCATGTGGGTATATCCTCGAATGCAAGCTGCGTAAGACatgaaataatataaaaacTTGTTGTCATCCTCAATCCTGATGCAAATTCTAGAACCCGGATTTAAACTCTCAACCATGTAAGAATAAGCTGGTAAGCAACCATACCCGTGCTCCGGTGTCTCCCTAACCCAGTTCTTAGCAATTATACCAGCCTTCCAACACTTCCAGTAGCTTGGTTTACAATGAAACTCCCTGTAAACAGTCCTCTGGATTTCCTTTGTCGATGGCCCTTTGTTTTCAATATAGTCATTCATCAAGACTGGTGCAATGACATGTGACGAGGCATGCTTATGAAGGCTCGTAACATGTTCTACACCACAAGTGTGCTCCCCAACGTACTTGTAAAGGAGAACCCTATCTGAGCTCTTGTATTTACTACACCGCAACATCCCGCCACAATTAGGAGATGTGCATTCCACCTTATAGTATTTGATATTACTCTTGATCGGTGCGAAACCGAACGGCCTCTTTATTGCAGCTTTCTtcaataaaaattttaaattttccttaCTATCGAATGTTTGCCCGATGTAAAAATCAGTTCCATCATTGAAGAGATGGTTTGTTTGTGATCCATTAGGCTGCCCATCACACTCTTCGACATCAATATCATGATCATCCATATCCATTGAATGATTACCCATGCTCTCATTTTGCATTGAATTTGCATCAACTGGCtgttgtgggggtgggggtaggggtggTGTTGCTGATGTCGACGCTGCTTGAGACCTCTCAACAACATTTATTCTCAAAACAAGCCTACAACCATCAGCAGCAATATCAAGCATATACAATACCACATGCCTATCATTCGttatgaaagaagggtgagCTTTTCCCTTAGTGGGCAGAGCATTAATCATATAactaatgcgcaagtcgctggGCTCACAATCTAACTCCCCGCTTTCCTTTACGCTCTCAACCAAATCGTTATAT
This window harbors:
- the LOC132054255 gene encoding uncharacterized protein LOC132054255 codes for the protein MASIGEYVIVGGDFTGEWVETPKCWNWNSSSKVTVSIVVRLNGTYNDLVESVKESGELDCEPSDLRISYMINALPTKGKAHPSFITNDRHVVLYMLDIAADGCRLVLRINVVERSQAASTSATPPLPPPPQQPVDANSMQNESMGNHSMDMDDHDIDVEECDGQPNGSQTNHLFNDGTDFYIGQTFDSKENLKFLLKKAAIKRPFGFAPIKSNIKYYKVECTSPNCGGMLRCSKYKSSDRVLLYKYVGEHTCGVEHVTSLHKHASSHVIAPVLMNDYIENKGPSTKEIQRTVYREFHCKPSYWKCWKAGIIAKNWVRETPEHGYGCLPAYSYMVESLNPGSRICIRIEDDNKFLYYFMSYAACIRGYTHMRKVISFDGTNLYGKYEGVLLSAIAQDTENHVYPIAFCVVDKECDDSWTYFFQ